In one window of Helianthus annuus cultivar XRQ/B chromosome 17, HanXRQr2.0-SUNRISE, whole genome shotgun sequence DNA:
- the LOC110920648 gene encoding uncharacterized protein LOC110920648 isoform X2: MNGNLSSGLTLRLKSGNVKGIHLRKTGQHTTESVWVGSAWTCKKKWKHFGAYTRSGVKISVHDFVYVLAEESKRLVAYINDLYEDPRGNKTAVVQWFHKIDELGLDSPCIYHNNKEIFFSLCLQDLSIECIDGLATVLSPQHYDNFLKSNTAHTISDRPFVCQKQYENEVVSPLDVTQVKGYWNQNILRLLCTDDINVRPKKRFRKLVDDEYSIGSEIEVLSQDSGIRGVWFKAVVIKKHKDKLKVRYQDIKDAADESVNLEEWILSSRVAVINELGIRHDGRMTIRPTRSADKIDVCSIDVGCVVDAWLHDGWWEGIVVHKESDDRIHVYFPGEKNRSIFGCKDLRYSQEWLGDGWKKMEDRPDVLRLISCPTETNSETTKSNDNVSGLSSEEDRGFAVDLLANLNWNWSTKKRHSRSICRDKSLVAVGTRKRDSFPITISVKSGCKLTCARVASPLTGLVM, translated from the exons ATGAATGGTAATTTAAGCTCAGGACTTACCTTGAGGTTGAAGTCAGGAAACGTTAAG GGTATTCATTTGCGTAAGACGGGCCAGCATACTACAGAGTCTGTGTGGGTCGGTTCCGCTTGGACTTGCAAGAAAAAGTGGAAGCATTTTGGAGCTTATACCCGTAGCGGCGTCAAAATCTCG GTTCATGATTTTGTATACGTACTAGCAGAAGAAAGCAAACGTCTTGTTGCTTACATAAACGACTTGTACGAGGATCCAAGAGGAAACAAAACCGCAGTGGTACAGTGGTTTCACAAAATCGATGAACTTGGTCTTGATTCACCTTGTATATATCATAACAACAAAGAAATTTTCTTTTCACTTTGTCTTCAAGATCTTAGCATCGAGTGCATCGATGGACTAGCTACCGTTCTCAGTCCTCAACACTACGATAATTTCCTCAAATCAAATACCGCTCACACAATCTCGGACCGTCCTTTCGTATGCCAAAAGCAATATGAAAACGAAGTGGTCAGCCCCTTGGATGTTACTCAAGTCAAAGGATACTGGAACCAGAACATACTTAGATTATTGTGTACCGATGATATTAACGTCAGACCCAAGAAGAGATTTAGGAAGTTGGTTGATGATGAATATTCTATAGGTTCTGAAATCGAAGTGCTGTCGCAAGATAGCGGGATTAGAGGCGTTTGGTTTAAAGCGGTTGTTATTAAAAAGCATAAAGATAAGCTTAAAGTTCGGTATCAAGATATCAAAGACGCAGCTGATGAATCCGTCAATCTTGAG GAATGGATTTTGTCATCCAGAGTTGCGGTTATCAACGAACTGGGAATCCGCCATGATGGCAGGATGACGATTAGACCAACCCGATCAGCCGATAAGATCGACGTTTGCTCAATTGACGTCGGTTGCGTTGTTGACGCATGGTTGCATGATGGTTGGTGGGAAGGAATCGTGGTTCATAAAGAATCCGATGATAGAATTCACGTTTATTTTCCAG GGGAAAAGAATAGATCGATTTTTGGATGCAAGGATTTGAGATATTCTCAAGAATGGTTAGGAGACGGTTGGAAGAAAATGGAAGACCGGCCCGATGTTCTTCGCTTAATATCTTGTCCAACGGAAACTAACTCGGAAACTACCAAATCTAATGATAATGTATCCGGTCTAAgttcagaagaagatagaggttttgCGGTGGATTTGCTTGCTAATTTGAATTGGAATTGGTCAACCAAGAAACGCCACTCGAGGAGTATATGCAGAGATAAAAGTTTAGTAGCAGTTGGAACGAGAAAACGTGACAGCTTCCCGATAACCATTTCTGTCAAATCTGGCTGCAAGTTGACGTGTGCTCGAGTTGCTTCACCGTTAACAGGCTTAGTTATGTGA
- the LOC110920648 gene encoding uncharacterized protein LOC110920648 isoform X1: MNRSVVSYVNWQQVCSTNNRGRKEIRFYLKRPSGTYDLAVIGKQKKLGHRLNTPSSSEYRFRYANRDELMLSSLNLPSKLRSRREVIDWLNSVVVSDGSFPLPHQPMNGNLSSGLTLRLKSGNVKGIHLRKTGQHTTESVWVGSAWTCKKKWKHFGAYTRSGVKISVHDFVYVLAEESKRLVAYINDLYEDPRGNKTAVVQWFHKIDELGLDSPCIYHNNKEIFFSLCLQDLSIECIDGLATVLSPQHYDNFLKSNTAHTISDRPFVCQKQYENEVVSPLDVTQVKGYWNQNILRLLCTDDINVRPKKRFRKLVDDEYSIGSEIEVLSQDSGIRGVWFKAVVIKKHKDKLKVRYQDIKDAADESVNLEEWILSSRVAVINELGIRHDGRMTIRPTRSADKIDVCSIDVGCVVDAWLHDGWWEGIVVHKESDDRIHVYFPGEKNRSIFGCKDLRYSQEWLGDGWKKMEDRPDVLRLISCPTETNSETTKSNDNVSGLSSEEDRGFAVDLLANLNWNWSTKKRHSRSICRDKSLVAVGTRKRDSFPITISVKSGCKLTCARVASPLTGLVM, encoded by the exons ATGAACAGATCTGTAGTTTCGTACGTGAATTGGCAACAAGTTTGTTCTACAAACAACAGAGGAAGAAAAGAGATTCGGTTTTATTTAAAACGGCCGTCTGGAACTTACGATTTGGCAGTTATCGGTAAACAGAAGAAATTAGGGCACCGTTTGAATACGCCTTCGTCTTCTGAGTATCGGTTTCGATACGCGAATCGTGATGAATTGATGCTTTCGTCGTTGAATTTGCCTTCCAAGCTCAGATCTCGGCGAGAGGTTATTGATTGGTTAAACTCCGTGGTTGTTTCAG ATGGCTCTTTTCCTCTGCCACATCAACCCATGAATGGTAATTTAAGCTCAGGACTTACCTTGAGGTTGAAGTCAGGAAACGTTAAG GGTATTCATTTGCGTAAGACGGGCCAGCATACTACAGAGTCTGTGTGGGTCGGTTCCGCTTGGACTTGCAAGAAAAAGTGGAAGCATTTTGGAGCTTATACCCGTAGCGGCGTCAAAATCTCG GTTCATGATTTTGTATACGTACTAGCAGAAGAAAGCAAACGTCTTGTTGCTTACATAAACGACTTGTACGAGGATCCAAGAGGAAACAAAACCGCAGTGGTACAGTGGTTTCACAAAATCGATGAACTTGGTCTTGATTCACCTTGTATATATCATAACAACAAAGAAATTTTCTTTTCACTTTGTCTTCAAGATCTTAGCATCGAGTGCATCGATGGACTAGCTACCGTTCTCAGTCCTCAACACTACGATAATTTCCTCAAATCAAATACCGCTCACACAATCTCGGACCGTCCTTTCGTATGCCAAAAGCAATATGAAAACGAAGTGGTCAGCCCCTTGGATGTTACTCAAGTCAAAGGATACTGGAACCAGAACATACTTAGATTATTGTGTACCGATGATATTAACGTCAGACCCAAGAAGAGATTTAGGAAGTTGGTTGATGATGAATATTCTATAGGTTCTGAAATCGAAGTGCTGTCGCAAGATAGCGGGATTAGAGGCGTTTGGTTTAAAGCGGTTGTTATTAAAAAGCATAAAGATAAGCTTAAAGTTCGGTATCAAGATATCAAAGACGCAGCTGATGAATCCGTCAATCTTGAG GAATGGATTTTGTCATCCAGAGTTGCGGTTATCAACGAACTGGGAATCCGCCATGATGGCAGGATGACGATTAGACCAACCCGATCAGCCGATAAGATCGACGTTTGCTCAATTGACGTCGGTTGCGTTGTTGACGCATGGTTGCATGATGGTTGGTGGGAAGGAATCGTGGTTCATAAAGAATCCGATGATAGAATTCACGTTTATTTTCCAG GGGAAAAGAATAGATCGATTTTTGGATGCAAGGATTTGAGATATTCTCAAGAATGGTTAGGAGACGGTTGGAAGAAAATGGAAGACCGGCCCGATGTTCTTCGCTTAATATCTTGTCCAACGGAAACTAACTCGGAAACTACCAAATCTAATGATAATGTATCCGGTCTAAgttcagaagaagatagaggttttgCGGTGGATTTGCTTGCTAATTTGAATTGGAATTGGTCAACCAAGAAACGCCACTCGAGGAGTATATGCAGAGATAAAAGTTTAGTAGCAGTTGGAACGAGAAAACGTGACAGCTTCCCGATAACCATTTCTGTCAAATCTGGCTGCAAGTTGACGTGTGCTCGAGTTGCTTCACCGTTAACAGGCTTAGTTATGTGA